One stretch of Schlesneria sp. DSM 10557 DNA includes these proteins:
- a CDS encoding sodium-dependent bicarbonate transport family permease, producing the protein MLHEFLDNFTHNLFKPLLLFFYAGFLIPMLHVKLEFPKAVYQGLTIYLLLAIGWKGGEELAGLEPHLYGQAAGFMLIGLVTNSIIGVVAFYTLRLTTKLRQIDAATVAGYYGSDSAGTFVTCMGVLTAGKIAFAPYMPVMLAVMEIPGCLVALYLVANMRQRGMDAKGNMPGEAGYGQFRRDIPPQHEHEEDLDEQEHDYEDEYALEEEYAAVGAGHAHVRSNGVSNVGRSSANGTTRGGRNTAALRTQSTESESSTTAQNAADEAEATIALQEVDLHAGEDAPTQKARGAFLSKELLHEVFLNPGIFLLFAGIAIGFISRLQGEKVTAMDDALFVNLFHGLLCVFLLEMGMTASKKLKDLRNAGWQFVTFALVAPNVFAVMGMLIAHGYSLFLGQQLELGTYVLFAVLCGAASYIALPAVQRLAIPEASPTLPLAASLGVTFSYNVTIGIPVYLMIATIITRYAPVAAATTHAAL; encoded by the coding sequence GTGCTTCATGAATTTCTTGATAACTTCACTCACAACCTGTTCAAGCCGTTACTGCTGTTCTTTTATGCCGGCTTTCTGATTCCCATGCTGCACGTCAAGCTGGAATTCCCGAAGGCCGTCTATCAAGGTTTGACCATCTATCTGTTACTCGCCATCGGCTGGAAAGGTGGCGAAGAGCTTGCGGGGCTGGAGCCACATCTTTACGGACAAGCGGCCGGGTTTATGCTGATCGGCCTGGTGACCAATTCGATTATCGGTGTCGTCGCTTTTTATACGCTCCGTCTGACCACGAAACTGCGCCAGATCGATGCGGCCACCGTCGCCGGGTATTACGGTTCGGATTCCGCGGGTACTTTCGTAACCTGTATGGGGGTGCTGACCGCCGGCAAAATCGCGTTTGCTCCCTACATGCCTGTGATGCTTGCGGTCATGGAAATTCCCGGCTGCCTGGTCGCCCTGTATCTGGTGGCCAACATGCGGCAGCGAGGAATGGACGCCAAGGGGAATATGCCGGGTGAGGCTGGGTATGGCCAGTTTCGCAGAGACATCCCGCCCCAGCACGAACATGAGGAGGATCTCGACGAACAAGAGCATGACTACGAAGACGAATATGCCCTGGAGGAAGAATACGCTGCTGTGGGAGCCGGACATGCCCACGTTCGATCAAACGGTGTGTCGAATGTGGGCCGATCATCGGCCAACGGAACCACACGAGGGGGACGGAATACGGCTGCCCTGCGAACTCAATCGACAGAATCCGAAAGTTCCACGACAGCACAAAACGCCGCCGACGAAGCGGAGGCAACGATTGCTCTGCAGGAAGTCGACCTTCATGCGGGAGAGGATGCACCCACCCAGAAAGCGCGGGGGGCTTTCTTGAGCAAGGAACTGCTTCACGAAGTCTTCCTGAATCCCGGGATCTTCCTGTTGTTCGCGGGTATCGCCATCGGTTTCATCTCGCGACTGCAAGGTGAAAAAGTGACAGCGATGGACGACGCGTTGTTCGTGAATCTGTTCCACGGACTGCTGTGTGTCTTCCTGCTGGAGATGGGAATGACCGCTTCCAAGAAGCTCAAGGATCTGAGAAATGCAGGCTGGCAGTTTGTGACGTTCGCGTTAGTGGCTCCGAACGTCTTCGCAGTCATGGGGATGTTGATCGCCCATGGGTACAGCCTGTTCCTGGGACAGCAACTGGAACTGGGGACGTATGTGCTGTTCGCTGTCCTATGTGGTGCCGCCTCGTATATCGCTCTTCCCGCAGTCCAGCGACTGGCGATTCCCGAAGCCAGCCCCACCTTGCCGCTCGCTGCCTCACTGGGGGTGACCTTCAGTTACAACGTCACCATTGGTATTCCCGTCTACCTGATGATTGCCACAATCATTACCAGGTATGCTCCGGTCGCTGCGGCGACGACTCATGCGGCCCTCTGA
- a CDS encoding helix-turn-helix transcriptional regulator: MKPALEPDDEQFLLSLQRLGGGTVQDLCDAAGVTATAIRLRLSRLQSLGLIERQTIRSGRGRPHHTYQITELGRRRLGDNYSELAQLLWSELQTIDEIDVRQRVTGRIRDAMVRQYGANVQGALLSDRFAQLGIALADRGFSVEVDTREALPILRENHCPYHELAQQDPGICELEQQVFERVLGVPLTLASCCRDGGHCCEFHPA, encoded by the coding sequence ATGAAACCTGCATTAGAACCTGATGACGAACAGTTTTTGCTGAGCCTTCAACGGCTCGGAGGAGGAACCGTTCAGGATTTGTGCGACGCTGCAGGAGTCACAGCGACGGCGATTCGGTTACGTCTCAGTCGTCTTCAATCGCTGGGGCTGATTGAGCGCCAAACGATTCGATCGGGCCGCGGACGCCCTCACCATACCTACCAAATCACGGAACTGGGTCGACGACGACTCGGCGATAACTATTCCGAACTGGCTCAACTGCTGTGGTCGGAACTCCAGACAATTGACGAAATCGACGTGCGCCAGCGGGTCACAGGCCGCATTCGTGATGCCATGGTTCGTCAGTATGGCGCAAACGTGCAGGGGGCGCTCCTGTCCGATCGCTTCGCCCAATTGGGAATCGCACTGGCTGACCGTGGGTTCTCCGTCGAAGTCGACACGCGAGAAGCGCTGCCGATTCTCCGCGAGAATCACTGCCCGTACCACGAGCTGGCTCAGCAGGACCCAGGGATTTGCGAGTTGGAACAACAGGTTTTTGAGCGGGTGCTGGGGGTTCCTTTGACTTTAGCGTCCTGCTGTCGGGATGGCGGACATTGCTGCGAGTTCCATCCTGCGTGA
- a CDS encoding non-heme iron oxygenase ferredoxin subunit, with translation MSEFERVASVSEVPSGGRLSILVDEVPSLLIRIGDDFFAIEDVCSHDGQPLTNGPVENCSIVCPRHGARFDLRTGKPLCMPAIEPISTFEVQVRDGDIYVRPRT, from the coding sequence ATGTCTGAATTTGAACGAGTTGCGTCTGTAAGCGAAGTTCCCTCCGGGGGGCGATTATCGATTCTGGTGGACGAGGTTCCTTCGTTGCTGATCCGGATCGGGGACGATTTTTTTGCGATCGAGGACGTCTGTTCTCACGATGGGCAGCCGTTGACGAATGGGCCCGTCGAAAACTGCTCGATCGTCTGTCCCCGGCATGGAGCGCGATTCGATCTTCGAACGGGGAAACCCCTTTGCATGCCCGCCATCGAACCGATTTCTACCTTTGAAGTCCAAGTTCGCGACGGCGACATTTACGTGAGGCCCCGCACATGA
- a CDS encoding CsbD family protein, translated as MNWDQIEGGWKQLQGQIREKWGKLTDDDLTVVAGKRDQLAGLLQQKYGYAKDRAEKELDDFIRALK; from the coding sequence ATGAACTGGGATCAGATCGAGGGAGGCTGGAAACAGCTCCAGGGCCAGATCAGGGAAAAGTGGGGAAAGCTTACGGATGACGACTTGACTGTCGTCGCCGGTAAGCGGGACCAGCTTGCAGGTCTGCTCCAGCAGAAGTACGGCTACGCCAAAGACCGGGCTGAGAAAGAACTTGACGACTTTATCCGCGCCCTCAAGTGA
- a CDS encoding metal-sulfur cluster assembly factor, producing MINIVDLGLVYSINHTERKVLVEMTLTSPACPAGPQIISQAKMSLEKLSGVDQAEIKLTMTPPWTPDRMTDDARDQLGIF from the coding sequence ATGATCAATATCGTGGATCTGGGACTGGTCTACTCCATCAATCACACCGAACGAAAAGTGCTCGTCGAGATGACGTTGACCAGCCCGGCTTGTCCTGCGGGTCCGCAAATCATCTCGCAAGCGAAAATGTCACTCGAAAAACTCTCCGGCGTCGATCAGGCGGAAATCAAGTTGACGATGACCCCGCCGTGGACGCCCGACCGCATGACCGACGATGCACGCGATCAGTTGGGAATTTTCTGA
- a CDS encoding NADH-quinone oxidoreductase subunit B — MTTWIEGRFEENVITTSLEQAMNWARQSSIWPMTFGLACCAIEMMAAGASRFDMDRFGAGAFRATPRQADLMIVAGTVTYKMASRVRRLYEQMPDPKYVIAMGACTVGGGPYFKYGYHVVKGVDLVVPVDVYVPGCPPRPEALLEGLMRIQDKIKAKKITRTQEVLPIPHHTGRVALPVTQSLTEVV; from the coding sequence ATGACAACCTGGATTGAAGGCCGATTTGAAGAAAACGTTATCACCACGTCGCTGGAACAGGCGATGAACTGGGCGCGGCAGTCGAGTATCTGGCCGATGACGTTTGGTCTGGCGTGTTGCGCAATTGAGATGATGGCTGCGGGTGCAAGCCGGTTTGATATGGATCGATTTGGTGCTGGTGCGTTCCGCGCGACGCCACGACAAGCCGACCTGATGATCGTCGCAGGGACGGTCACCTATAAGATGGCCAGCCGCGTCCGCCGCCTGTACGAACAGATGCCCGACCCCAAGTACGTGATTGCCATGGGAGCCTGCACAGTCGGAGGAGGCCCCTACTTCAAATACGGATACCACGTTGTAAAGGGAGTCGACCTGGTCGTCCCTGTCGACGTCTACGTCCCCGGGTGCCCACCACGACCTGAAGCCCTGCTCGAAGGTCTGATGCGAATCCAGGACAAAATCAAAGCCAAGAAAATTACCCGAACACAGGAAGTCCTGCCGATTCCGCACCACACGGGACGAGTGGCTCTTCCCGTAACCCAGTCATTGACGGAAGTCGTCTGA
- the sufC gene encoding Fe-S cluster assembly ATPase SufC, whose amino-acid sequence MSSLLKITDLHVSVDDKPILRGVSLEIRQGEIHALMGPNGSGKSTLAYTLVGHPKYEITGGSIEVDGTPLNELDPCDRARLGLFLAFQYPVTIPGVKVADFLRHAVTNIRNPTRKEGEGLIPMRDFRKELKSRMEELGMDVEFARRYLNDGFSGGEKKRMEILQLAMLQPKFAILDETDSGLDSDAVRVVSEGLRKLAGPQMGVLIITHHERLLEYNVPQYTHVMLAGRIVETGDASLAHELHNNGYANIRLRHPAEAAEEQEQQKSVPAAVAAGTK is encoded by the coding sequence ATGTCCAGTCTTCTGAAAATCACCGATCTGCATGTGTCTGTGGACGACAAACCGATTTTAAGGGGCGTCAGTCTCGAAATTCGTCAGGGCGAAATCCACGCACTCATGGGCCCGAACGGATCCGGTAAAAGCACCCTCGCCTACACCCTGGTCGGTCACCCCAAATACGAAATCACGGGTGGCTCGATCGAAGTGGATGGCACGCCGCTGAACGAGCTGGACCCCTGCGATCGCGCCCGACTCGGCCTGTTTCTGGCCTTCCAGTACCCGGTCACGATTCCCGGTGTGAAGGTAGCGGACTTTCTGCGACATGCTGTCACCAACATTCGCAACCCAACTCGAAAAGAGGGCGAAGGCCTGATCCCCATGCGGGACTTCCGTAAAGAGCTGAAAAGCCGCATGGAAGAACTTGGCATGGACGTGGAATTCGCTCGCCGCTATCTGAACGACGGTTTCTCGGGTGGTGAAAAGAAGCGAATGGAAATTCTCCAGCTCGCCATGCTCCAGCCCAAGTTTGCGATCCTCGACGAAACCGACAGCGGACTGGACAGCGATGCTGTTCGAGTGGTCAGTGAAGGACTCCGAAAGCTGGCAGGACCTCAGATGGGTGTCCTGATCATCACGCACCACGAACGTCTGCTGGAATACAACGTTCCACAGTACACCCACGTCATGCTCGCGGGCCGCATCGTCGAAACCGGCGACGCCTCGCTGGCACATGAACTGCATAACAACGGCTATGCCAATATCCGACTTCGCCATCCTGCTGAAGCGGCCGAAGAACAGGAACAGCAGAAGAGTGTCCCCGCTGCCGTCGCAGCAGGAACCAAGTAA
- a CDS encoding DUF2294 domain-containing protein: MFESIDRVVTRGELEAAISDLIVKFELEYFGRGPQQIRTHLIGDMLLVRMSGVLTPSELRLVRGANSAAATVLLKRMRTQLIETATPLIQLIVKKVTQVNVVSMMYDLGLATDEEIILLTLSNAPDCCETSMS; this comes from the coding sequence TTGTTCGAGTCGATTGATCGCGTTGTCACCCGTGGCGAGCTCGAAGCAGCGATTTCGGATTTGATTGTGAAGTTTGAATTGGAGTACTTCGGACGCGGACCTCAACAGATTCGGACCCATTTAATTGGCGACATGCTCCTCGTTCGCATGTCAGGAGTTCTGACACCATCGGAACTTCGACTGGTCCGTGGGGCCAATTCGGCGGCCGCCACGGTTCTGTTGAAACGGATGAGGACCCAACTGATTGAGACGGCGACCCCTCTGATTCAGTTAATTGTAAAAAAAGTCACGCAGGTGAATGTGGTCAGCATGATGTACGACCTGGGACTGGCGACCGATGAAGAGATTATTCTTCTGACCCTGAGCAACGCTCCCGATTGTTGTGAAACATCGATGTCTTGA
- the sufB gene encoding Fe-S cluster assembly protein SufB, with protein sequence MTTETTTVDDEIGVGDYQYGFHDPTDKYVFKSRRGLDREIVEQISEMKNEPKWMRDFRLEALDLFFHKPMPTWGGDMSELDFQKMFYFVKASQGQEKSWEDVPDDIRKTYDRLGIPEAEKKYLAGVKAQYESEVVYGSLQEDLSRQGVIFTDTDSALRDHPDLFREYFGKVIPSADNKFAALNSAVWSGGSFIYVPKGVKIEFPLQAYFRINTQNMGQFERTLIIVDEGASIHYVEGCTAPTYSSDSLHSAVVEIIVKRGGRCRYTTIQNWSNNVYNLVTKRAQAYGDSLMEWVDGNLGSKLTMKYPAIYLMEPGARGETLSIAFAGKGQHQDAGAKMVHCAPHTSSRVISKSISKDGGRAGYRGLVKATHDAHHCKSNVVCDALILDPHSRSDTYPYIEVNHDNLTIEHEASVSKIAEEQLLYLMSRGMTETEASAMIVTGFIEPLVKELPMEYAVEMNRLIELQMEGSVG encoded by the coding sequence ATGACGACAGAAACAACGACCGTAGACGACGAAATCGGTGTTGGCGATTACCAGTACGGATTCCATGACCCCACCGACAAGTATGTTTTCAAGAGCCGTCGGGGTCTTGATCGCGAGATCGTCGAACAGATCTCTGAGATGAAGAACGAGCCGAAGTGGATGCGTGACTTCCGGCTGGAAGCTCTCGATCTCTTCTTTCACAAGCCCATGCCCACCTGGGGTGGTGACATGAGCGAACTCGACTTCCAGAAGATGTTCTACTTCGTGAAGGCATCGCAAGGGCAGGAAAAGTCGTGGGAGGATGTTCCTGACGATATCCGCAAAACCTACGATCGACTCGGGATTCCCGAGGCCGAAAAGAAGTACCTCGCAGGTGTCAAAGCCCAATACGAGTCCGAAGTCGTTTACGGCAGTCTGCAGGAAGATCTCAGCCGCCAGGGTGTGATCTTCACCGACACCGATTCGGCGTTGCGTGATCATCCAGATCTGTTCCGCGAATACTTCGGCAAGGTCATTCCCTCTGCTGACAATAAATTCGCCGCGCTGAACTCCGCCGTCTGGTCGGGTGGCTCGTTCATCTACGTCCCGAAAGGGGTGAAGATCGAGTTCCCGCTGCAAGCCTATTTCCGCATCAATACGCAGAACATGGGCCAGTTCGAACGGACCCTGATCATCGTGGACGAAGGGGCCTCGATCCACTACGTCGAAGGCTGCACCGCCCCCACCTACAGCAGCGACAGCCTGCACTCGGCCGTGGTCGAGATCATCGTCAAACGAGGGGGCCGCTGCCGTTACACGACCATTCAGAACTGGTCGAACAACGTTTACAACCTGGTCACCAAGCGAGCCCAGGCGTACGGTGATTCGCTCATGGAATGGGTCGACGGTAACCTCGGCTCGAAACTGACCATGAAGTATCCCGCCATCTACCTGATGGAACCGGGTGCCCGAGGCGAGACCCTGTCGATCGCCTTCGCGGGCAAGGGTCAGCATCAGGACGCCGGAGCCAAGATGGTTCACTGTGCTCCGCATACGTCCAGTCGCGTGATCTCCAAGAGTATCTCGAAGGACGGAGGTCGGGCGGGCTACCGTGGCCTGGTGAAAGCCACTCACGACGCTCATCACTGCAAGAGCAACGTCGTCTGTGACGCGCTGATCCTCGATCCACACAGCCGTAGCGACACTTATCCGTACATCGAAGTCAATCACGACAATCTGACGATCGAACACGAAGCGTCCGTCTCCAAGATTGCCGAAGAACAGTTGCTGTATCTGATGAGCCGCGGGATGACCGAGACCGAAGCTTCGGCGATGATCGTCACCGGCTTCATTGAACCGCTCGTCAAAGAATTGCCAATGGAATACGCAGTCGAAATGAATCGGCTGATTGAATTACAAATGGAAGGGAGTGTCGGGTAA
- the sufD gene encoding Fe-S cluster assembly protein SufD yields the protein MLTVTPSHAAFGTDAFESFLASRREPSWMSDLRRGAFETYRELLQTELDPEEWKRVDTRAFRADKFAIQTPSTANAVAAFETLLATRAEFAGFVSHIDGASSPSKLDEDLVKQGVLYGNLSDLLQTHGDILKPHLMTRAVKPEADRFAAWHAAYCTGGTVLYVPRNVQISKPLYSLIGLAAAGAADFSHTLVILEEGASATLLEETSSTSPDLPGVHVGAVELLLAPRSNLCYVQLQNWNDKVWHFAHQVGRVDASASLQWTVAGLGARFAHVHQDVFLDGKGAAAEVNGVTFATEKQLLSYYTQQTHNAPHTRSDLLYKDVVRDNARCVWRGMIKVAKDAQKTDGYQRNDSLLMSETCRADAIPGLEIEADDVRCTHGATCGRVDEEQLFYCMCRGLSRAEAMHLIVEGFFQRVYDRIPVEIVRETLGQAVERKLGIGGL from the coding sequence ATGTTGACTGTGACACCCTCTCATGCGGCGTTTGGTACTGACGCCTTCGAATCGTTTCTTGCCTCGCGCCGCGAACCATCGTGGATGAGCGACCTGCGCCGCGGTGCGTTCGAAACCTACCGTGAACTGCTCCAAACAGAACTCGATCCGGAAGAATGGAAGCGAGTCGATACGCGGGCTTTCCGCGCAGACAAGTTTGCCATCCAGACTCCCTCGACAGCAAATGCGGTCGCTGCCTTTGAAACTCTCCTCGCAACCCGAGCCGAGTTCGCTGGCTTCGTCAGTCACATCGATGGCGCCAGTTCGCCTTCGAAGCTCGACGAGGACCTGGTCAAGCAGGGGGTTCTGTATGGAAACCTATCCGACTTACTCCAGACTCACGGCGACATCCTCAAGCCGCACCTGATGACCCGAGCGGTCAAGCCGGAAGCAGATCGGTTTGCCGCCTGGCACGCCGCCTACTGTACCGGCGGGACCGTCCTGTATGTTCCCCGGAACGTCCAGATCAGCAAACCGCTGTATAGCCTGATCGGGCTGGCTGCCGCGGGTGCTGCCGATTTCAGTCACACGCTGGTGATCCTGGAAGAAGGGGCTTCTGCCACGCTGCTGGAAGAAACGTCGTCGACTTCGCCGGACCTGCCCGGGGTTCACGTCGGCGCTGTTGAACTGCTGCTCGCACCTCGTTCGAACCTTTGTTACGTCCAGCTTCAGAACTGGAACGACAAGGTCTGGCATTTCGCTCACCAGGTGGGCCGTGTCGACGCGAGTGCCTCGCTGCAATGGACCGTGGCTGGTCTGGGCGCCCGGTTCGCTCACGTCCACCAGGATGTTTTCCTGGACGGAAAAGGGGCTGCCGCCGAAGTGAACGGCGTCACGTTCGCCACCGAAAAGCAGCTCCTGTCGTACTACACGCAGCAGACTCACAACGCGCCCCATACGCGCAGCGACCTGCTTTACAAAGACGTCGTCCGCGACAACGCCCGCTGCGTTTGGCGTGGAATGATCAAGGTCGCCAAAGACGCTCAGAAAACAGACGGCTACCAGCGAAACGATAGCCTGCTGATGAGCGAAACGTGCCGCGCCGATGCCATCCCCGGTCTTGAGATCGAAGCGGATGACGTCCGCTGTACCCACGGTGCCACCTGCGGTCGTGTCGATGAAGAGCAATTGTTCTACTGCATGTGCCGAGGACTCAGTCGGGCTGAAGCCATGCACCTGATTGTGGAGGGATTCTTTCAGCGGGTTTATGACCGCATCCCGGTCGAAATCGTGCGAGAAACTCTCGGACAGGCGGTTGAGCGAAAACTGGGAATTGGCGGACTGTAA
- a CDS encoding AI-2E family transporter produces the protein MSNSRSVPTIQRATVVLTGAVVTCIVVMALQWGRPVLIPIALAVLLTFLLNPIVTALNRRGIHRIASVVIAAGIAGVILFGIGWLLTTQVTGMLEELPRNTERIKAKVRALKEFGSGPTREHIAEMIQEISEELQLPANGKKTVPTSEQEGAPGPVVVTPGGESWFNYTEYLGSAFETLATLAFAFVLLMFFLIEREDLRDRIVLLAGRARLAGTSKAVEDITDRVSRYLGMVALVNGGFGVVLTIGLLLLGVPYAILWGFLAAALRFIPYIGPWVGAIFPIAMSFAMSDGLWQPMSVLAFVLVIELISNNVVEPLLFGHTIGVSATAMIISAAFWLFLWGPVGLVLSAPFAVCLVVLGKNVESLRFLYLLLGDKPALSADQSLYQRLMLGDEHEAKKLIEKRMKDADSVPDEIYDQLFVPALVYSNRDVQRGFLDEEEQEAIHTMMRECLNEVPLCVVNKEESEEESELQRESALSAPRARILACPGANESDVVVLTMLERLLDPLHFDVQIQSLETLSSELAAEVRGSAPAMIYIASTPPGGMGHAKYLCKRLHAAAPNVPIVVGRFGPKRSRAHDRQQLEMAGASFVVTSLVESKKLFQARLPVLICDHQSCPPGECSMTPETESTAVGATMLGAAAH, from the coding sequence GTGTCCAATTCCCGTTCCGTTCCGACCATTCAACGGGCGACTGTTGTCCTCACAGGGGCTGTGGTGACATGTATCGTCGTAATGGCTTTGCAATGGGGACGCCCTGTCCTGATTCCGATCGCTCTGGCGGTGCTGTTGACGTTCCTGCTGAATCCCATCGTGACGGCACTGAACCGACGGGGAATTCATCGAATCGCTTCAGTGGTAATCGCTGCAGGAATCGCGGGCGTGATTCTCTTTGGCATCGGCTGGCTGTTGACGACACAGGTGACGGGGATGCTGGAGGAACTTCCTCGGAATACGGAAAGAATAAAAGCGAAAGTCAGGGCTCTCAAAGAATTTGGTTCAGGGCCGACACGAGAACATATTGCTGAAATGATCCAGGAGATCAGCGAGGAACTGCAACTTCCCGCGAATGGAAAAAAAACCGTCCCTACGTCTGAACAAGAGGGAGCGCCGGGGCCCGTTGTCGTGACTCCCGGTGGCGAGTCGTGGTTCAACTACACGGAATACCTCGGTTCTGCATTCGAAACCTTAGCGACGCTCGCCTTCGCCTTCGTCCTGCTGATGTTCTTCCTGATTGAGCGTGAAGACCTACGGGATCGCATTGTTCTGCTGGCGGGTCGGGCGCGACTGGCAGGGACCAGTAAAGCGGTCGAAGATATTACCGACCGTGTCAGCCGCTATCTGGGAATGGTCGCGCTGGTCAACGGGGGATTTGGGGTTGTGCTGACGATCGGGTTGCTGCTGCTGGGGGTTCCCTACGCCATCCTCTGGGGATTTCTGGCCGCGGCACTCCGCTTCATTCCTTATATCGGACCTTGGGTGGGCGCGATCTTCCCCATCGCGATGAGTTTCGCGATGTCAGACGGGCTTTGGCAACCCATGTCGGTGCTGGCTTTCGTCCTGGTGATTGAGCTGATCTCCAATAATGTGGTGGAGCCGTTGTTGTTCGGACACACCATTGGAGTGTCTGCCACGGCGATGATCATTTCGGCGGCGTTCTGGTTGTTCCTGTGGGGCCCGGTTGGACTGGTCCTCTCTGCACCCTTCGCCGTTTGCCTGGTTGTACTCGGTAAAAACGTCGAATCACTACGATTTCTCTATCTGTTGCTGGGTGATAAACCGGCTCTCTCCGCCGACCAGAGCCTTTACCAGCGACTGATGCTTGGGGATGAGCACGAAGCCAAAAAACTGATCGAAAAGCGGATGAAAGACGCCGATTCCGTCCCTGATGAAATTTATGACCAATTATTTGTTCCTGCTCTGGTCTACTCCAACCGCGACGTCCAGCGGGGATTCCTGGACGAGGAAGAACAGGAAGCCATTCATACCATGATGCGGGAGTGCCTCAATGAAGTGCCCCTGTGTGTGGTAAATAAGGAGGAATCCGAAGAAGAGTCGGAACTGCAGAGGGAGTCAGCCCTGTCGGCCCCTCGCGCACGCATCCTGGCGTGTCCAGGTGCGAACGAGTCCGATGTTGTGGTTCTGACGATGCTAGAGCGTCTGCTGGATCCTCTGCACTTCGACGTGCAGATCCAATCGCTTGAAACCCTTTCGTCAGAGCTGGCTGCGGAAGTCAGGGGTTCGGCACCAGCCATGATTTACATTGCGTCGACCCCCCCGGGGGGGATGGGTCACGCAAAGTATCTGTGTAAGCGACTGCACGCAGCGGCACCCAATGTGCCAATTGTGGTCGGGCGTTTCGGACCCAAGCGAAGCCGTGCCCATGACCGTCAGCAGCTCGAAATGGCGGGGGCGAGCTTCGTGGTCACAAGCCTTGTTGAGTCGAAGAAGTTGTTTCAGGCGCGGCTGCCTGTACTGATCTGCGATCACCAATCGTGCCCTCCCGGAGAGTGTTCCATGACGCCGGAAACGGAGTCAACCGCAGTCGGCGCGACGATGTTGGGCGCAGCAGCTCATTAA
- a CDS encoding phage holin family protein, with product MSTSISPEPGVEPSVTELVSGIVSDLQNLGIQHLALFRNEIKQDLKTATTGASFLGAGFAVLQVGLILVCLMLVHLLSTQVPTLSLWMCYGIVGAFIVVLGAIAVGIGVNQMKSVEALTPKTAQAMKEDTEWLSTPK from the coding sequence ATGTCAACTTCCATTTCCCCCGAGCCGGGTGTGGAGCCCTCGGTGACTGAACTCGTCAGCGGAATCGTGAGCGATCTTCAGAACCTGGGTATTCAGCATCTGGCTCTGTTTCGGAACGAAATCAAGCAGGACTTAAAGACGGCAACAACCGGTGCCTCGTTCCTGGGGGCGGGATTTGCAGTCCTGCAAGTCGGATTGATTCTGGTCTGTCTGATGCTGGTTCACTTGCTGTCTACTCAGGTTCCGACGTTGTCACTGTGGATGTGCTACGGGATTGTCGGAGCTTTTATTGTGGTTTTAGGGGCCATCGCAGTGGGGATCGGCGTCAACCAGATGAAATCCGTTGAAGCCCTGACTCCCAAAACTGCACAAGCAATGAAAGAGGACACCGAATGGCTGTCGACACCGAAATAG